The Patescibacteria group bacterium genome segment GCGTTGTATGATGATGATCGCCGAGTTATTGCCGCGATTTTTCTTAATCGTTTAAAACAGGGGATTGGTTTGCAATCCGATGCCACTATTAATTATGTCACTGGCAAAAAATCACCCCGTCCGACTTATGCTGACTTGCAAGTCAATAGTCCTTATAATACTTACAAGTATCGCGGTTTGCCGCCCGGCCCGATTTGTAATCCCGGCTTGACTTCCATTAACGCCGTGATTTATTCTCAGCCCAACCAGTATTATTATTTCCTGACCGACAGCGAAGGCCGCGCTCATTTTGGTCGGACTTATGCTGAACATCAGCAGAATATTATTAAGTATTTAGAGAATTAAATAAAGAAGAGTAGGAATTGTCTAAATATAAATCCCGGAGCCAATTACCGGGGTTTATTTTTTATCTATTGACAATTACCATTTTTTTTGATATAATTAAGGCATAAGAATCAGTTATAGTCAAATTTTAGCTAATTTTAGGTAAAAATAAACGATAAAATTTTTGCTAAAATGGAGTAATTAATCAAATTACCCCCATTGACAATAATTGGCGATTAGTTTAATATTCAATATTAATTATCATATGTCCATCTTGGATCAAGTCAGAAAAAACAAGTTTAAAGACGGTTTATCCGCCTTTAACCCGGTCGATGTGATCAACACCTTATTCAATAACCTGTCCGAAAAGGAACGGGACGTTGTTAGAAAGCGTTTTGGCTTAGGTATTGATAAAAAGCATACTCTGGAAGAAATCGGCCAGGTTTACGGCATTACCCGCGAGCGCGTTAGACAGATTGAAAACCTGTCCATCAAAAAGCTCAAGGATTTGCGCGACCTCAAAGATGAGATTCGCGAAGCCGAAGGTGTGATTTCTCAGCTTTTGGAGCAATACGGTGGTGTCATGGAAGAGGCCTTTTTCTTGGAAAACGTCCTTAACTATTTGGACACCCATCAGGAGAGCGAGAATTCCTTGCTGTTTTTGGCCGAACATATTTTTTCCGATCGCATCAATAAAGTCGGTCAAGATAAGGAATTCAATCACTTATGGCGTTTGGGTTCTTCCGATACCGATTTTTTAAAGCGCGTTATCAGCGAAATGGTCGGCATCATTGAAAAGAATGGCGAACCGGTCAGCTTGGTTGAGCTTTTGAAGCATTTCAAGAATTCCAGCTTTTATAACGAAAACAAAGATCAGATTTTGTCTTTGACCACCATGTTGGAGGCCACTGACGAAGACATTGATAAGATTTTGGAAAGCTATTTGCGCGCCTCTCGTAAGATCCAACAGGACATTTTTGATAATTGGGGTTTGATTTCTTGGGGCATTGTTAAGCCTAAGAAAATAAATGATAAGATTTATTTGACTTTAAAGAAAGCCGGTCGTCCCATGCATTTTACTGAAATCGCTTCGGAAATCAATAAGAATGCTTTTGATGGCAAAATTGCTTATGCTCCGACTGTCCATAATGAATTGATCCTTGACCCGAAATATGTTTTAGTCGGCCGCGGCATTTATGCTTTATCCGAATGGGGCTATCGCCCGGGCAATGTGGCTGATGTCATTATTGATATTTTAAAAGAAGACGGTCCTTTGACCAAAGATCAGATTATTGATAAGGTTTTGGAGCGTCGCAATGTCAAGCGTTCCACCGTTTATCTGGCTTTGATGAACCATGATAAGATTAAGCGCAACGACAAAGGCAGATATTTCTTGGTTGATGAAGGCACGGCCGAAGTCATGGCCGATGAAGCTTTGGAAGAGGTAGTTAAAGAAGTAGTCAAAGAAGCAGTCGAAGAAGTGATTAAAGAAGTAGCCGAACAGGAATAAAGATTGCAGTTTCGGAATAATATAATACAATTAAGGCGTGATGGAAAATCCCTTGGATTCCTGATAAGTTATAGCTTGCGAAAGCTTGCTGTGAATTTTCGAGGATGACAAGAGTCGATAAATTCCTAAATAAAAATAAATACCTGCTTAGGGCGGGTATTTATTTTTTATTTTGATTTGGTGCCGCCGGCTGAATTATGTTATAATTAATTTATATCCGATTGCCATAATCGGACAAACAACACATGCAACCGAATATTTACGACAACATCCTATATTCTTTGGCCAACAACAATCTGTGGGAGAGTTTTTTAATTTGGTTTTTGCAGTTTAGTCAAATGGATCCGATGCAAATTGCCTGGTATTTTTTCTGGCACGGCGGCTGGGTGTTTTTTGTTTTGATGTTCATGTGGCGTTCTTATAAGGATATTTTCTTGGAGAATCAGTCCGGCCGGTTCCAGAGCAAGTGGAAATGGCGTTTATTGGCGGTGGATATCCCCAAAAACAATGAACAGACGCCTAAGGCTGTGGAGAACATCTTTTCTGCCTTGGCCGGCGTTTTTGGCTCTTCTAATTTGATTGACAAATATTGGAATGGCAAGGTGACTGAGAGCTTTTCTTTTGAACTCGTGTCTATTGAGGGTCATACCAGGTTTTTTATCCGTACCCCGGCGCATTTTATGGATTTTATTCAAGCCGCGCTTTATTCGCAATACCCGGATGCGGAAATCACTGAAGTTGACGATTACGTCAATTATGACTCAGAAGATATTGATCCTAAAACCGGTCAGGCCGTCCCGTTTTCTAAGTTGCATTTTCCCAATAAATTATACAACATGTGGGGCGCAGAATTCGTTTTAACCAGAAAATATCCTT includes the following:
- a CDS encoding sigma factor-like helix-turn-helix DNA-binding protein, coding for MSILDQVRKNKFKDGLSAFNPVDVINTLFNNLSEKERDVVRKRFGLGIDKKHTLEEIGQVYGITRERVRQIENLSIKKLKDLRDLKDEIREAEGVISQLLEQYGGVMEEAFFLENVLNYLDTHQESENSLLFLAEHIFSDRINKVGQDKEFNHLWRLGSSDTDFLKRVISEMVGIIEKNGEPVSLVELLKHFKNSSFYNENKDQILSLTTMLEATDEDIDKILESYLRASRKIQQDIFDNWGLISWGIVKPKKINDKIYLTLKKAGRPMHFTEIASEINKNAFDGKIAYAPTVHNELILDPKYVLVGRGIYALSEWGYRPGNVADVIIDILKEDGPLTKDQIIDKVLERRNVKRSTVYLALMNHDKIKRNDKGRYFLVDEGTAEVMADEALEEVVKEVVKEAVEEVIKEVAEQE